The genomic interval GGGTGCTCACTTCATTCAGTGTCATGTCTTTCTGCATTGTGGCTTTCTGTAAGCTTGGGTCAATGTTAGGGAGGGTTCAGATATTCTGCCCTGACCCCTCTCTTCTGCAGAGGGGTTGTCACAAGCTCTCACCTGCATGGTTCTCCTGCCTCCATCACCTTTCTCCACGAGCAGGGCTTCCCTTCCCAGCCTTTCAGGGCTGGGTGAGGCCAGCAGCACTGGGCTATGACTGTGACTTGTTCCATTTATTGTTAGAACAACAGTCACTCAGGTGGGACCTGAGGTAGAGATGGAGCCGCCTTGGAACCAAACCCACTTGGTTTCTTTACTGCAACAATGTTAATTCTGTAGGAGGTTCCAGCTTCCCCCAGCACATTCCCTTTCCGCCCGTTTTGCTATGTGCTTCGTGACCTTCCCGTTGTCATTGGAGGGTGGCTTCAGGGGAGGAGCATCATGTCTTCCATCCCATCTCCTGCTTTATGAAAGACAGTTCTTAGTCGAGGGGTATCTCATCTATGACTAGGTTTCAAAGCCAAGATGCTGCAGTTGAATGTGTCAGGAAGTCTATTTGAAGAGTGAGGAAAGACTTTAGCATGTGAACcaaatcaaaataaattcttcctgaaTCATGCAATAGAGGGGGAAAAAGAACCAACCCATAATCAGATGCACCAATCTGCCTTGCAGTAGAAGCACTTTGGGTGTAGTCTTAGTCCACTTGACTAGTTTTGCGTAGAACAACCACAGCAAGTCAATAAGCAGAGCTTCTACCTTGTTGGGCTGTTAGAAGCTGTTCAGCTCTACTAAGCCTGCTTCTGTGGTGCCACAGTAGGGTTTTCTACCACACCGAGCGGGCCAGGTTAGGGAAGCGTTTCACTCAGTGCCCTGCTAATTGCTAGGATGAATGTATAGTGCCATGTACAGGCGACATTGTAAACAGCACAAAACAGAAGCTGACGTGTGGTTATTCTTTTTAAGAGAATTATAAATActgtaatatataattttattttattggcatgCCTTTTTGTAAATACAAATGATTAACTTATTAAATAGGAAATGGCTTCTGGCTTACGCCAttgtcatgtttatttttattttttatacttttctttcttcttagaaCTTAGATGCTGTCAGCCAATGtacatccccaaaccagacagacagacaaaaaattttttattgctaatggtcttttccaaaacaacaaaaaatatatatttttgttccaATGTGCAATAAATTCTAACCACTTCTATGCAAGATTTGGCTAAACTTAATCATTGTTCTCAGTCTTGAGACGGGCAGCAGAGCTCTCCGATTCCGCTAGGTACGCCAGTGCTATGCTAGTGATGCCATTAAGCTTCTAGAGCCTATTGACATTCTTCTAGCCCTTACCTTCCCCTTCCCTAGCTACTGACCCAGCCCAGCAGGCTGTCCTCTCAGTAACACATGGACCTTGGTATCTGGCACTTGCCAGCCAGCTTCCTAGGAAAGAAACCACCTCCACTCTCTgaagttttacttttctttttttttttttttaacttatccCACATCTTAACCCTCGCCCACTGTCCCTCCACTCAGTCACTCACTCACTCCCTCACCCATCCCCGTTCCACACTTCTTTGGTAGTAAATGACACCATCACCAGCAGTTTACACCTGCAGTTAACAGGCATTGAACTGAAAGAATCAGCGATGGTGTTTTCACACCTTCACTGAGCGGGCAAGTGGCGACGCTTTGCCAAATATTAACGAAGCCAATCAAAAAGCAGCAGCAGCCACAGTATCactgcacatatatatatatatagatatataaatataaatatttatttttttgtagccGGGTCCTTGGTGCAGTATTTATACTCCACAAtccacctttaaaaaaaaggacaaaaacaaaaagaagtattCATTTGAAATGCAGAGCCAAAGCCCACTGAGCAGCAGCCAACATGGTTGCTGGTTTGTGTGTCAAGAAAcacctctccctcttctttccttaaCCTTATGCTTAGGATGAGGACACTGGGTAATTTAAAGCAGAGGTGAGGGCAGGAGAAAGTTTCCAAGTCAGCTGCTCCCACCTGTCTGTAAATGAACCACTTTGGGCACCAGACATTGACTGGGCCAAGGTAAATAGAAACTCCCAGTCAAAGCCTTTGCAGTGACAGTGCCCATGtgggttcttttatttttttcgcCACAAGCAATGTAAACTGTAAAAGACCAATAGTGTATTAGTGAATGCATGGAGGCCAAAGCTGCCCTAATGAgatatgattaaaagaaaaaagtaaaccaCTACTATAagccaaaaggaaacaaaataaaaacgaCCCTTTTTACTATACAAGGGAAGCCTGTCTTGGTGTGTGTTTGTTGTTTAACTATCCCAATTCTTTAGTCCTGGGAGGGGTCCGGGAACTGGGACCTTAGCACAtttggggaaaggaagggaacagaggagagagaaacCAGAGCCTATCGCAGTTCTAAGTAGAAATTGGAGCGAAAGGCCAGGTCCTGATCCCTGATCCTCACTTGCCCATTGCATGTggcatttctccccctacccctggGCCAGTGCTCAGAGGCCCACAAAAACCCCTAATGCACCTGGAAGATCCCCCCAGAGATGACTTCAGCCAACCCAGCAGGACCAGCCTTCTGCCTTTTTCATCGgtatgtttggaaaaaaaaaaaaaaataccctcatGCCCCAATGCTAGGGCAAGCACGATGCCCAGAAGCCTCCTCTGCTCGTCAGCACTGGGCCCTGTCCTCCATCGCAGACCAGGGCCATCCTCTTGACATTCATGTAGGGGTGGGGGCACCCCATTTAGGGACGTCCCTCTAGACCAAGTCTCCTGGTCCAGGAAcactcaggaggatctcaaagtGCCCACTCTAGTCCGCTCCAGTAGCTCCATTGAAGAGAGATGGCTGGTAGGTCAGTCCCCATCCTCAGCCTCTCTGCCTGAGCCTCCAGGCCTGTTGCGGAGGTGAGATTGCCATGGGTTATGACTTTGTGACTTGAGTTCTGGGCATCTTCTGTAATGATGCCTCTTTATTTTCTCAGATGTTGCCCACAGTTTTGCAAAAAGCTTCATTCGTTTTCAGGTACCCCATCCCCTAAAGAATGAGCTGCAACCAGACAGCCAGGGAGCCATCAGGAGAGAAGAAGTCTGGGTTGGGAGGGGCCAAGGTTTGCACCAGAGTCTGCATTGTGGCTCAGCTCTGTGCTCTCTTGGATTCCCTATTCAAGACTCCAAGATTTCCTTCATTTAAACACTCCTGAGGTACCCCTAACCCTGCCCCCCACTGCTGTTTGCTGTACATAGAAGctaagtggggtggggtgggtgggtgtgcacgtggtgtgtgtgtgtgtgtgtgaagaatgTATATAGGTAAAGGGGAGCGTGATCCAGTGGTTCCAGAAAAAGGGACAGAACTGTTCTATCCCTAGTTCAACCACTGGCtcgctgtgtggccttgggcaagtcacttaacctctctgtgcctcagtttccccatctgtcaaaTGGGGGTAATAATACTGACCTACCTCACAGGGGTGTTGTGAGGCTTTAACTAAATGTTTTGTAAAGCATTTTGAGATACAGAGGCAAAGGCGCTAGGGAAGGGCAAAGTATTACACTTAAGATGAAATGGAACCATAAATGCTGCTATTCTGAGAGCCATTTTAAACTGCACTGCTCCAACCACCCCCGCTTCTCATCACCAGGACAGCAGGTCGAGAAAATGTCTTTCCTTTCACTTGCTTCTGGGGTTTGTTATTATTCTAGACACTTATTTTTCCCCCTTGCTGTatcccttccctcaccccctcgaCTTGTTCCCTGTTCTGTTTATGCGGAAATGGCAGAAATGCTTGAGAAATGAGAATGTAAAAGTGGATTGGAAGTTTATAGTCTGAAATTTCAATTTTACTTTGTACTGTACATCTTTTTACTTTAGAATTTGCAATAAAGGGTTACGTCAATCTTGTTTTCAACTCTCCTCTTGAATTGGCCTCTGTCATTCTGTCCTGAGTCTCTGGGCCGCAGGCAGGACAATCTGCCTGCTTTGcagctagctactcaggtggGCGGGAAAGGACCAGAGTCTCCAGCTGGGACTTTAGGAGGCTTTGCCTGAGTGAGACGGACACCACGGTTCCCCCCGCATGTATCAACCACACACTATCCCTCGGGGCTCAAGCTTTCAGATTAGACAGCTCCAAAAACTTGGCAATGGAAGTTGTTAGTGGTTCCCTGATGTAAAAGGAAGGGAACACCTCCCTCTTGAAAACCCATCTGCTCAGCATTGGCCGACATACACAGGTATTGCTCGGCAAGTGACGCTTAgtggaaaataagagcaagaaagaCGCAagcagggctgggggcgtggccaCACACACTCGCTCTCTACTAAAACTGACCAGCGGTGCTGTCCGCCCCAGTCTGCGTCACGGTCACGGTCACCCTCCTGGTCCGTGCGCAGCCCGCCGCCCGTGCCCACCATTTCCAAGCAACCCACAAGCGACTGCTCCGCCACGGAGTGTTTCTAACTTTTATAGTCCGTCCCCAGCCGCGCTCCCGTGTCACAGCGGAGGGCAACCTGGCCCACCTGCAGCCCGGAGCGCGGGACACGCGGACAGCTCGCTACACAGAAGCGGCTCCATTTCCCACCAGCCGCGCGCCCGGGCCGGCCGGAGTCGGGCAGTGGCGCGCGGACCGCTGGGCCGCACCGGGGCGCCGTCGTCACCGGTGACCCACAGCGTAAGCAGGGTGAGCAGCGCCGCGGTGCCCAGCGCCCCCACGAAGCCGGTGAGGACACCGAGCGCCAGCGGCCCGGCCCAGCCCGCGGGGCTCCGCTCGTATGGGGGCTGCGGCAGGCGCTCCACGATCAGCCCCAGGTCGTCCCAGTGGGGCGCGGGGTCCGAGGCGCGGCGGAGGCGCGGGGCCGGGCCGGGGGGcgcggcgggggcggcggcgcCCGGAGGCGGCAGGTAGTGCTCCCCGAACTTGCGCAGCTTCAGCGTAGCTTGCTGGTGGAGGTTCTTGCCCAGCTCCCGAGCCACGTCGGGGCGGCCGCTGCGCCGCAGGGCCCGGGCCACGCGGTCCCAAGCCAGGGACGGGGCCTCTGCAGCCAGCCAGGACGCCAGAGCCTCCCGGCAACCGTCGGAGACCTCCCCGGGCTGGGGCTCGGCGGACCGCCCCGAGGGCTCCTCCGCCGAGGGCTCAGCTGCCTCCCGCCGCCCCCGCCGCAGCGGGCCCGGCGGCCCCGGCGCCTGTGTCAGCGGCTCCGGCCGCGCCAGGTGGTCCTCGGAAAGCCGAGCCAGCTCCGCCTCCACGTCGGGCTCGGGCGCCTCCAGGAGTGACCGGAAATGGCCGCACTCCTCAGGCGTCAGCAGCTGTGCCAAACGGACGGCCGCATGAGGGCCCATGGCGTCCAGCGCTCCCCCTGTAGACAGCGCCCAGCCCCAGAGCACTAGGACCAGAACCTGCGCCGCCATCGCCCGCCGTGACTGTGACCGTGACCGTGACCGTGACCGCTGGCTGTGCGGGAGGGGCTCCGAATGCGGTGGGGGAGGGTCCAGCGTCCACGGATTATGG from Castor canadensis chromosome 8, mCasCan1.hap1v2, whole genome shotgun sequence carries:
- the Tmdd1 gene encoding transmembrane and death domain protein 1; this encodes MCWRVSSLSLPPSPCTLRFVSLSRTSVPECSKPTPSHNPWTLDPPPPHSEPLPHSQRSRSRSRSQSRRAMAAQVLVLVLWGWALSTGGALDAMGPHAAVRLAQLLTPEECGHFRSLLEAPEPDVEAELARLSEDHLARPEPLTQAPGPPGPLRRGRREAAEPSAEEPSGRSAEPQPGEVSDGCREALASWLAAEAPSLAWDRVARALRRSGRPDVARELGKNLHQQATLKLRKFGEHYLPPPGAAAPAAPPGPAPRLRRASDPAPHWDDLGLIVERLPQPPYERSPAGWAGPLALGVLTGFVGALGTAALLTLLTLWVTGDDGAPVRPSGPRATARLRPARARGWWEMEPLLCSELSACPALRAAGGPGCPPL